In one Sphingomonas sp. S1-29 genomic region, the following are encoded:
- a CDS encoding efflux transporter outer membrane subunit, which translates to MTTLKNRWAILAAMALPIAGCSLEPSYERPSPAVPGQFPVGGAYSALPVSGAQPVRYTDIFRDPRLQTIIGRALANNQNLQVALGNVRSARGQLRSARADLLPSFTGSAGASIARNRGAAQGFGGGGSVTQIYNASAGLTAFEIDLFGRVRSTANAALNEYLATEAGMRAARLTLVGETASAYYTLATDRSLLAIAEDTLTSAQRSVELTRARLEGGIIGRTDLRQAETILQQARADRADLTAVVAQDRNALELLVGAPVTDAELPQSIETADPLLAELPAGLDSRILLARPDVVQAEYTLRAANARIGAARAQFFPSISLTGLVGFASNALGSLFTNSGFTYNGGADAGVPLFDGGFNRGNLETTQAQRDIAVAQYRLAIQTAFREVSDALARRGVIAEQYAAQLALQEAAADTFRLSDARYREGIDGFLTTLDAQRTLYGARRSLALTRLVRADNLVTLYRTLGGADLVPEASIAPPETPRGSEVLRGER; encoded by the coding sequence ATGACAACCTTGAAGAACCGGTGGGCGATCCTGGCCGCGATGGCGCTGCCGATCGCCGGCTGCAGCCTGGAGCCCAGCTACGAGCGGCCGAGCCCTGCGGTGCCGGGGCAATTCCCGGTGGGCGGCGCCTACTCCGCCTTGCCGGTGAGCGGTGCGCAACCGGTGCGCTACACCGACATCTTCCGCGACCCGCGGTTGCAGACGATCATCGGGCGCGCGCTGGCGAACAACCAGAATCTGCAGGTGGCGCTGGGCAATGTCCGCTCGGCGCGCGGTCAGTTGCGCAGCGCGCGCGCCGACCTGCTGCCGTCGTTCACCGGCTCGGCGGGCGCGTCGATCGCGCGCAATCGCGGGGCGGCGCAGGGCTTTGGCGGCGGCGGCAGCGTGACGCAGATTTACAACGCATCGGCGGGGCTGACCGCGTTCGAGATCGACCTGTTCGGACGGGTGCGATCGACCGCCAATGCGGCGCTCAACGAATATCTCGCGACCGAGGCGGGGATGCGCGCGGCGCGGCTGACCTTGGTCGGCGAAACCGCCAGCGCCTATTACACGCTCGCGACCGATCGCAGCCTGCTGGCGATCGCCGAGGACACGCTTACCAGCGCGCAGCGCTCGGTCGAGCTCACGCGCGCGCGGCTGGAAGGCGGAATCATCGGTCGCACCGATCTGCGCCAGGCCGAGACGATCCTGCAACAGGCGCGCGCCGATCGCGCCGATCTGACCGCGGTGGTCGCGCAGGATCGCAACGCGCTCGAGCTGTTGGTCGGTGCGCCGGTGACCGATGCCGAGCTGCCGCAATCGATCGAGACCGCCGATCCGCTGCTCGCCGAACTGCCCGCCGGGCTCGATTCGCGGATCCTGCTGGCGCGGCCCGACGTGGTGCAGGCCGAATATACGCTGCGCGCCGCCAACGCGCGCATCGGCGCGGCGCGCGCGCAATTCTTCCCGTCGATCAGCCTGACCGGGCTGGTGGGGTTTGCGAGCAACGCGCTGGGGTCGTTGTTCACCAATAGCGGCTTCACCTATAATGGCGGTGCCGATGCCGGGGTGCCGCTGTTCGACGGCGGCTTCAACCGCGGCAATCTCGAAACGACGCAGGCGCAGCGCGACATCGCGGTGGCGCAATATCGGCTGGCGATCCAGACCGCGTTCCGCGAAGTCTCCGACGCGCTGGCGCGGCGCGGGGTGATCGCCGAGCAATATGCCGCGCAGCTCGCGCTGCAGGAGGCGGCGGCCGATACCTTCCGCCTGTCCGACGCGCGCTATCGCGAGGGGATCGACGGGTTCCTGACGACGCTCGATGCACAGCGGACGCTGTACGGCGCGCGGCGCTCGCTGGCGCTGACGCGGCTGGTGCGGGCCGACAATCTGGTGACATTGTACCGCACGCTGGGCGGCGCCGACCTGGTGCCCGAGGCATCGATCGCGCCACCCGAGACGCCGCGCGGCAGCGAGGTGCTGCGCGGGGAACGGTGA
- a CDS encoding efflux RND transporter permease subunit: protein MISRIFIDRPIFAWVISIVIMLAGLGGILTLPIAQYPDIAPPEVNIRATYPGASAEILESSVTQVIEQQLTGIDGLIYFSSTSSSSGQVTVTVTFEKGVDPDIAQVQVQNQVQQAIPRLPQQVQQQGLRVSKSSSDFLLVVSVYDETDRSTNIDVSDFLVSNLQDPIGRIQGVGDVNVFGSQYAMRIWLNPFALSGFDLMPSDVVAAIEAQNTQVAAGQIGALPAPAGQMLNATVTAKSRLTTPEQFQQIIVKTQTDGSKVLLKDVARVELGSENYNNISRLNGHPAAGIAVQLAPGADALETAELVKAEIERQAGSFPQGYKYAYPSDSTTFIKLSVEEVVKTLIEAIILVVIVMFVFLQSWRATLIPAIAVPVVLLGTFGVLAIFGFSINTLTLFGLVLSIGLLVDDAIVVVENVERVMEENPGMTPREATIISMSEIQTALIAIGLVLSAVFAPMAFFGGSVGEIYRQFSITVISSMLLSVVVALVLTPALTSTLLKNPADRKEPRTKVGRFGKRMGDKFNTFFDRTSTRYRNGVKWVFGRRILALLVYAGLCAALVLVFVGLPTSFLPNEDQGRAQIQFTLPSGATSERTLEAAKAVERYFLGQADENVDTVYTIVGSGQGGSGQNAGRGFVSLAPWDERPGAENSSLAITRRATQDLASLRDVEFFALNPPPVRGLGQSGGFTMQLLNTGGLDRATFQQRRDSLLEAARADPLLDAVRQNELPDVPTLEVVIDQARAGALGLNPNQVDSTLSAAWGGVYVNDFVDRGRVKRVYVQGDAPYRASPEDLTNWFVRGGNGQMAPFSSFAETRWGTAPTTLGRFQGQPSYQIQGEPAEGESSGAAMERMMELAAELPGVSVEWSGLSYQERVSGGQAPLLYGLSLLVVFLCLAALYESWSVPFSVMLVIPLGLLGAALAVWLRGLENDVYFQVGLLTTMGLSAKNAILIVEFAEQAEREGASPVEASLQAAKLRLRPILMTSFAFIFGVVPLAISTGAGAASRVAIGTAVIGGMIAATVLAIFFVPLFYVMVRKLFGGEVHGHPESVSEKHKAQEAPRPRGDDDGRGPVTA, encoded by the coding sequence ATGATTTCGCGTATCTTCATCGATCGGCCGATCTTTGCCTGGGTGATCTCGATCGTCATCATGCTCGCCGGCCTCGGCGGCATTCTAACGCTGCCAATCGCGCAATATCCCGACATCGCCCCCCCCGAGGTGAACATCCGCGCGACCTATCCCGGCGCGTCGGCCGAAATCCTCGAATCCTCGGTCACCCAGGTGATTGAGCAACAGCTGACCGGCATCGACGGCCTCATCTATTTTTCATCGACCTCGAGCTCGTCGGGGCAGGTGACGGTCACCGTCACCTTCGAAAAGGGCGTCGATCCCGACATTGCGCAGGTACAGGTCCAGAACCAGGTGCAGCAGGCGATCCCGCGGCTGCCCCAGCAGGTGCAGCAGCAGGGCCTGCGCGTCTCCAAGTCGAGCTCGGACTTCCTGCTGGTGGTGTCGGTCTATGACGAGACCGATCGCAGTACCAATATCGACGTGTCGGACTTTCTGGTGTCGAACCTGCAGGACCCGATCGGGCGGATCCAGGGTGTCGGCGACGTCAACGTCTTCGGCAGCCAATATGCGATGCGGATCTGGCTGAATCCGTTCGCGCTGTCTGGGTTCGATCTGATGCCGTCGGACGTCGTCGCCGCGATCGAGGCGCAGAATACCCAGGTCGCCGCCGGCCAGATCGGCGCGCTGCCGGCCCCCGCGGGGCAGATGCTCAACGCGACGGTGACCGCCAAGTCGCGGCTCACGACGCCCGAGCAATTCCAGCAGATCATCGTCAAGACGCAGACCGACGGCTCGAAGGTGCTGCTGAAGGACGTCGCGCGGGTCGAGCTGGGGTCGGAAAACTACAACAACATCAGCCGATTAAACGGCCACCCCGCCGCGGGTATCGCGGTGCAGCTGGCGCCCGGTGCCGACGCGCTCGAGACCGCCGAGCTGGTGAAGGCCGAGATCGAGCGGCAGGCAGGCAGCTTCCCGCAAGGCTATAAATACGCCTACCCGAGCGATTCGACGACCTTCATCAAATTGTCGGTCGAAGAAGTGGTCAAGACGCTGATCGAGGCGATCATTTTGGTCGTGATCGTGATGTTCGTTTTCCTGCAGAGCTGGCGCGCCACGCTGATCCCCGCGATCGCGGTGCCGGTGGTGCTGCTCGGCACCTTCGGCGTGCTCGCGATCTTCGGCTTTTCGATCAACACGCTCACGCTGTTCGGCCTGGTGCTCTCGATCGGCCTGCTGGTCGACGACGCGATCGTCGTCGTCGAGAATGTCGAGCGGGTGATGGAGGAAAATCCGGGTATGACGCCGCGCGAGGCGACGATCATCTCGATGAGCGAGATCCAAACCGCGCTGATCGCGATCGGGCTGGTGCTGTCGGCGGTGTTCGCGCCGATGGCGTTCTTCGGCGGGTCGGTGGGCGAGATCTATCGCCAGTTCTCGATCACCGTCATCTCGTCGATGCTGCTGTCGGTGGTCGTCGCGCTGGTGCTGACCCCGGCGCTGACCTCGACGCTGCTCAAGAACCCTGCCGATCGCAAGGAGCCGCGGACCAAGGTCGGCCGGTTCGGCAAGCGGATGGGTGACAAGTTCAACACCTTTTTCGACCGCACCTCGACGCGCTATCGCAACGGCGTGAAATGGGTGTTCGGCCGCCGCATCCTGGCGCTGCTGGTTTATGCCGGGCTGTGCGCCGCCCTGGTGCTGGTGTTCGTCGGCCTGCCGACCAGCTTCCTGCCCAACGAGGATCAGGGCCGCGCGCAGATTCAGTTTACGCTGCCGTCGGGCGCCACCAGCGAGCGGACGCTCGAGGCGGCCAAGGCGGTCGAGCGCTATTTCCTCGGACAGGCCGACGAAAATGTCGACACCGTCTACACGATCGTTGGGTCGGGCCAGGGCGGATCGGGCCAGAATGCCGGGCGCGGTTTCGTCAGCCTGGCGCCGTGGGACGAAAGGCCCGGCGCCGAGAACAGCTCGCTGGCGATCACCCGGCGCGCGACGCAGGACCTGGCGAGCCTGCGCGACGTCGAGTTCTTCGCGCTGAACCCGCCGCCGGTGCGCGGCCTGGGCCAGTCGGGGGGCTTCACGATGCAGCTGCTCAACACCGGCGGCCTCGACCGCGCGACCTTCCAGCAGCGACGCGATTCGTTGCTCGAGGCCGCGCGTGCCGATCCATTGCTCGATGCGGTGCGGCAGAATGAATTGCCCGACGTGCCGACGCTCGAAGTGGTGATCGACCAGGCGCGCGCAGGGGCGCTGGGGCTCAACCCCAATCAGGTCGATTCGACGCTGTCGGCGGCGTGGGGCGGGGTTTACGTCAACGACTTCGTCGATCGTGGGCGTGTGAAGCGGGTCTATGTCCAAGGCGACGCTCCCTATCGCGCCAGCCCCGAGGATCTGACCAACTGGTTCGTGCGCGGCGGCAACGGCCAGATGGCTCCCTTTTCCTCGTTCGCCGAAACCCGCTGGGGCACCGCGCCGACCACGCTCGGCCGGTTCCAGGGGCAGCCGAGCTACCAGATCCAGGGCGAGCCCGCCGAGGGCGAGAGTTCGGGCGCGGCGATGGAGCGGATGATGGAGCTTGCCGCCGAATTGCCCGGCGTTTCGGTCGAATGGTCGGGGCTGTCATATCAGGAGCGCGTATCGGGGGGGCAGGCGCCGTTGCTGTACGGGCTGTCGCTGCTGGTGGTGTTCCTGTGCCTTGCCGCGCTGTACGAAAGCTGGTCGGTGCCGTTTTCAGTGATGCTGGTCATTCCGCTGGGGCTGCTCGGTGCGGCGCTCGCGGTGTGGCTTCGTGGCCTGGAGAACGACGTGTATTTCCAGGTCGGGCTGCTGACGACGATGGGACTGTCGGCGAAGAATGCGATCCTGATCGTCGAATTCGCCGAACAGGCCGAGCGCGAGGGCGCCTCGCCGGTCGAGGCATCGCTGCAGGCGGCCAAGCTGCGGCTCCGGCCGATCCTGATGACCAGCTTCGCCTTCATCTTCGGCGTCGTGCCGTTGGCGATCTCGACCGGCGCGGGCGCCGCCAGCCGCGTCGCGATCGGTACCGCGGTGATCGGCGGGATGATCGCCGCGACGGTGCTGGCGATCTTCTTCGTGCCGTTGTTCTACGTGATGGTGCGCAAATTGTTCGGCGGCGAGGTGCACGGCCATCCCGAGAGCGTCAGCGAAAAGCACAAGGCGCAGGAAGCGCCGCGACCGCGCGGCGACGACGACGGCCGGGGACCGGTGACCGCATGA
- a CDS encoding efflux RND transporter periplasmic adaptor subunit: MLHRKIACLAPVLCLLAACGGGGEDEAAGKAKGKGGTPEVGVVTLQAEQVPLTTELAGRAAAFETSDVRPQVSGVIKARLFTEGSIVRQGQTLYQVDPSIYRAAVAEAEANLANAQANLTAQSARADRFRPLAEIEAVSKQEYTDAQAAARQAAASVQQQRALLETARINLRFTNVPAPITGRIGRSLATTGALVTANQAEALTMIQRLDPIFIDIQQSSADLLALRRALATDNTIPSTAEVRLRLEDGSDYGQVGTLQFAEAMVDPETGAVTLRARFPNPQGLLLPGMYVRARFSQATARRAILVPQAGISRDPRGNATVLIVGPDNKAVRRNVRAEQTVGDKWLVTGGVRAGDRVIVEGLGRAQPGQTVRPVPAGSPATMRPQRAQGAGTAKAGN, translated from the coding sequence CTGTTGCATCGTAAAATCGCGTGCCTCGCCCCGGTGCTCTGCCTGCTTGCCGCGTGCGGCGGGGGCGGAGAAGACGAAGCCGCCGGCAAGGCGAAGGGCAAGGGCGGCACCCCCGAAGTCGGTGTGGTGACGCTGCAGGCAGAGCAGGTCCCGCTGACCACCGAACTCGCGGGCCGCGCCGCGGCGTTCGAGACGTCTGATGTCCGGCCGCAGGTGTCGGGGGTCATCAAGGCGCGATTGTTCACCGAGGGCAGCATCGTCCGCCAGGGGCAGACGCTGTACCAGGTCGATCCCAGCATCTATCGCGCCGCAGTGGCCGAGGCCGAGGCGAACCTTGCCAACGCGCAGGCCAATCTGACCGCGCAATCGGCGCGCGCCGACCGCTTTCGTCCGCTTGCCGAGATCGAGGCGGTGTCGAAGCAGGAATATACCGACGCGCAGGCGGCGGCGCGCCAGGCGGCAGCGTCGGTCCAGCAGCAGCGCGCCTTGCTCGAAACCGCGCGGATCAACCTTCGCTTCACCAACGTGCCCGCACCGATCACCGGTCGGATCGGCCGCAGCCTGGCGACCACCGGCGCGCTGGTGACCGCCAACCAGGCCGAGGCGCTGACGATGATCCAGCGGCTCGATCCGATCTTCATCGATATCCAGCAATCGAGCGCCGACCTGCTGGCGCTGCGCCGCGCGCTGGCGACCGACAACACCATTCCCTCGACCGCCGAGGTGCGGCTGCGGCTCGAGGACGGCAGCGATTACGGCCAGGTCGGGACGCTGCAGTTCGCCGAGGCGATGGTCGATCCCGAGACGGGCGCGGTCACGCTGCGCGCGCGCTTCCCCAATCCCCAAGGACTGCTGCTGCCGGGCATGTATGTCCGCGCGCGCTTCAGCCAGGCGACCGCACGCCGCGCGATCCTGGTGCCGCAGGCGGGCATCTCGCGCGACCCGCGCGGCAATGCGACGGTGCTGATCGTCGGCCCCGACAACAAGGCGGTGCGCCGCAACGTGCGCGCCGAGCAGACGGTGGGCGACAAATGGCTGGTCACCGGCGGCGTCCGCGCGGGCGACCGTGTGATCGTCGAAGGGCTGGGCCGCGCGCAGCCGGGGCAGACGGTTCGCCCGGTGCCCGCCGGTTCGCCCGCGACGATGCGGCCACAGCGCGCGCAGGGTGCAGGCACCGCCAAGGCCGGGAACTGA
- a CDS encoding TlpA disulfide reductase family protein yields the protein MLDRSHKGEAAPDFAFADAKGVKTTLAAFAGKPVLLNLWATWCAPCVKEMPTLDALAQREGDALKVLTISQDLDGPAKVVPYFEKAGFKALEPWTDPDLRFSVGLGANLPTTILYDAAGKEVWRMTGSMDWSNDAARDLIAEASAA from the coding sequence ATGCTCGACCGCAGCCACAAGGGCGAAGCCGCGCCCGATTTCGCCTTTGCCGATGCCAAGGGCGTCAAGACGACGCTGGCGGCGTTCGCTGGCAAGCCGGTGTTGCTGAACCTTTGGGCGACCTGGTGCGCGCCGTGCGTGAAGGAAATGCCGACGCTCGATGCGCTGGCGCAGCGCGAGGGCGATGCGCTGAAGGTGCTGACGATCAGCCAGGACCTCGACGGGCCGGCCAAGGTGGTGCCCTATTTCGAGAAGGCGGGCTTCAAGGCGCTCGAGCCGTGGACCGACCCCGATCTGCGCTTCTCGGTCGGGCTAGGCGCCAATTTGCCGACGACGATCCTGTACGATGCGGCGGGCAAGGAAGTGTGGCGGATGACGGGCAGCATGGACTGGTCGAACGACGCCGCACGCGATCTGATCGCCGAAGCCAGCGCGGCATAG
- the argH gene encoding argininosuccinate lyase yields the protein MWGGRFAEGPSAVMREINASIPFDKRMWRQDIAASKAHAAMLGAQGIVAADDVAAILAGLDQVAADYQRDGPADDLALEDIHMQTEARLTDKIGAAAGRLHTARSRNDQVATDFRLWVRDAIDQVLGALDAMQDALLARAEQHAGDVMPGFTHLQSAQPVTLGHHLMAYHAMIARDASRFADARARMNRCPLGAAALAGTGFPIDRNATAAALGFDGPTANSLDSVSDRDFAIDYLASAAQCALHLSRLAEEFVLWASQPFGFVALSDQWSTGSSIMPQKRNPDAAELVRGHSGRILGCQMALMVTMKGLPLAYSKDMQDDKPPVFEAHDLLGLSIAAMTGMIESATFRADRMRAVADAGFATATDLADWLVREAGLPFREAHHVTGRAVARAEALGCKLEAMPLAELTAIDQRIDARVFDVLSIDASVASRRSFGGTAPDRVREAIAAGRALREKRA from the coding sequence ATGTGGGGCGGGCGCTTCGCTGAAGGCCCGTCGGCGGTGATGCGTGAGATTAACGCATCGATCCCGTTCGACAAGCGAATGTGGCGCCAGGACATCGCCGCGTCGAAGGCGCACGCCGCGATGCTCGGCGCGCAGGGCATCGTCGCCGCCGACGATGTGGCAGCGATCCTCGCTGGACTCGATCAAGTCGCCGCCGATTACCAGCGCGACGGCCCCGCCGACGATCTGGCGCTCGAAGACATCCATATGCAGACCGAAGCGCGGCTGACCGACAAGATCGGCGCCGCCGCAGGCCGCCTTCACACCGCGCGCAGCCGCAACGACCAGGTCGCGACCGATTTCCGGCTATGGGTGCGCGACGCGATCGACCAAGTGCTCGGCGCGCTCGATGCAATGCAGGACGCGCTGCTCGCCCGCGCCGAACAGCATGCCGGCGACGTGATGCCGGGCTTCACCCATCTGCAATCGGCGCAGCCGGTGACGCTCGGCCATCATCTGATGGCGTATCACGCGATGATCGCGCGTGACGCCAGCCGCTTCGCCGATGCGCGCGCGCGGATGAACCGTTGCCCCTTGGGTGCCGCGGCTCTGGCCGGCACCGGCTTCCCGATCGACCGCAATGCCACCGCCGCCGCGCTCGGCTTCGACGGCCCGACCGCCAATTCGCTCGATTCGGTCAGCGACCGCGACTTCGCGATCGATTATCTCGCCAGCGCCGCGCAATGCGCGCTCCACCTCAGCCGGCTCGCCGAGGAATTCGTGCTCTGGGCGTCGCAGCCCTTCGGCTTCGTCGCGCTGTCGGATCAATGGTCGACCGGCAGCTCGATCATGCCGCAGAAGCGCAATCCCGACGCGGCCGAACTGGTGCGCGGCCATTCAGGCCGGATCCTGGGCTGCCAGATGGCGCTGATGGTGACGATGAAGGGGCTGCCGCTCGCCTATTCGAAGGACATGCAGGACGACAAGCCGCCGGTGTTCGAGGCGCACGACCTGCTCGGCCTGTCGATCGCGGCGATGACCGGGATGATCGAAAGCGCGACCTTCCGCGCCGATCGGATGCGCGCGGTCGCCGACGCAGGCTTCGCCACCGCCACCGATCTCGCCGACTGGCTGGTGCGCGAGGCGGGGCTGCCCTTCCGCGAGGCGCACCACGTCACCGGCCGCGCGGTCGCGCGCGCCGAAGCGCTCGGCTGCAAGCTCGAAGCGATGCCGCTCGCCGAACTCACCGCGATCGACCAGCGGATCGACGCGCGGGTGTTCGACGTGCTCAGCATCGATGCCTCGGTCGCCAGCCGCCGCAGCTTCGGCGGCACCGCGCCGGATCGCGTGCGCGAAGCCATTGCCGCAGGCCGGGCGTTGCGCGAGAAGCGGGCATGA
- the lysA gene encoding diaminopimelate decarboxylase, whose amino-acid sequence MDHFSHKDGVLHVEDVSVEAIAEAVGTPVYIYSRATLERHAQVFRQAVAPAGRTHVAYAVKANPNLAVLKVLAGQGYGADVVSGGEMARALAAGMAPGDIVFSGVGKTRDELTAGLDAGIGQFNLELEEEGRVLGALAAARGQRAPATLRVNPDVDAGTHAKISTGRAENKFGVAIDQAPAMFDRLAKEPGLNLRGVAVHIGSQLADLAPLERAFERVGQLVAELRAAGHAISHVDLGGGLGVPYRPGETLPEPAAFGAMVARVTAGWDVTLMFEPGRVIAGNAGVLLTRVVWVKPSSGHPYVIVDAAMNDLARPALYDAYHDFVAVRPTGQRLTANIAGPVCESGDTFAMGREIDAMASGDLAVFRTAGAYGATMASTYNSRAKVPEVLVDGARFAVVSERVTPQAILAAETIPEWL is encoded by the coding sequence ATGGACCATTTTTCGCACAAAGACGGCGTGCTTCACGTCGAGGACGTCAGCGTGGAGGCGATCGCCGAGGCGGTCGGCACCCCGGTGTACATCTATTCGCGCGCCACGCTCGAACGCCATGCGCAGGTGTTCCGCCAAGCGGTCGCCCCCGCGGGGCGGACGCATGTCGCCTACGCGGTAAAGGCAAACCCCAACCTGGCGGTGCTCAAGGTCCTCGCCGGGCAGGGCTATGGCGCCGACGTCGTCTCGGGCGGCGAGATGGCGCGCGCGCTCGCGGCAGGCATGGCGCCCGGCGACATCGTATTCTCGGGCGTCGGCAAGACCCGCGACGAGCTGACCGCCGGGCTCGATGCCGGGATCGGCCAGTTCAACCTCGAGCTCGAGGAAGAAGGCCGCGTCCTCGGCGCACTTGCCGCCGCCCGCGGCCAGCGCGCGCCCGCGACGCTGCGGGTCAATCCCGATGTCGACGCCGGAACGCACGCCAAGATCTCGACCGGGCGCGCCGAGAACAAGTTCGGCGTCGCGATCGATCAGGCGCCGGCGATGTTCGACCGGCTGGCGAAGGAACCCGGCCTCAACCTGCGCGGCGTCGCGGTGCATATCGGCAGCCAGCTCGCCGATCTCGCCCCGCTCGAACGTGCGTTCGAGCGCGTCGGGCAGCTGGTGGCCGAGCTTCGCGCCGCGGGGCATGCGATCAGCCATGTCGATCTCGGCGGCGGCCTCGGCGTACCCTATCGCCCCGGCGAGACGCTGCCCGAACCCGCGGCGTTCGGCGCGATGGTCGCGCGCGTGACCGCGGGCTGGGACGTCACCTTGATGTTCGAGCCCGGCCGCGTGATCGCGGGCAATGCCGGGGTGCTGCTGACCCGCGTCGTGTGGGTGAAGCCGTCGAGCGGCCACCCTTATGTCATCGTCGACGCCGCGATGAACGACCTGGCGCGCCCCGCGCTGTACGACGCCTATCACGATTTTGTCGCGGTGCGCCCGACTGGGCAGCGGCTGACCGCCAACATCGCCGGCCCGGTCTGCGAAAGCGGCGACACCTTCGCGATGGGCCGCGAGATCGACGCGATGGCGAGCGGCGACCTTGCGGTATTCCGCACCGCCGGCGCCTATGGCGCGACGATGGCAAGCACCTACAATAGCCGCGCCAAGGTGCCCGAAGTGCTGGTCGACGGTGCGCGGTTCGCGGTGGTGTCCGAGCGCGTTACCCCGCAGGCGATCCTGGCGGCGGAAACGATCCCGGAGTGGCTGT